The genome window AATGTTATCAAAAGCCTTAATGTTCTCAACAATCTGTTCTGACCTACTGGCACCGATCAACACGCTTGTAACGGCGGGTTGCCTGGCAATCCATGCAAGAGCCATCTGTGCAAGACTCTGACCTCTGTTTTGCGCCAGTGCATTGAGCTTTTTAATGTGTTCCAGATTAGCTTCATTTAAGAATGTATCCTTCTTAAAACTTTCAGCTTTTAAGGCCCGTGAATCCGCCGGAACACCATTGAGGTATTTATCAGTCAAAAGTCCCTGAGCCAGTGGTGTAAATGGTATACAACCAATCCCTTCAGAAAGGAGTGTATCCAAAAGTTTTTCTTCAACCCATCTGTTTAACATTGAATAGGAAGGCTGATGGATTAGAACCGGAACTCCCATGCCTTTAAGAATACGAGAAGCTTCTAGAGTCTTTTCAGCTGAATAAGATGAGATTCCCGCATAAAGGGCCTTCCCCTGTTTCACAGCGCTTGCCAAAGCACCCATTGTTTCCTCAAGGGGGGTGTCGGGATCAAATCTATGAGAATAAAAGATATCTACATAATCTAGACCCATTCGTTTCAAACTCTGATCAAGACTGGTCAAAAGATATTTTCTAGACCCCCATTCTCCATAGGGCCCCGGCCACATTAAATATCCGGCCTTTGTAGAAATAACCAATTCATCACGATAGGAAGCTAAATCACTCTTCAGAATTTTCCCAAAGTTTTCTTCTGCAGATCCGGCGGGAGGACCATAATTATTTGCCAGATCAAAATGGGTAATGCCATGGTCAAATGCAGTGAAAAGAAGATCCTTTGCCTTTTCTAAGGGTGTATCAAATCCAAAATTATGCCAAAGACCGAGGGAGATAATGGGTAGTTTTAATCCACTTTTACCGCATTTTCTGTAAATCATGTCATCATACCGTTTACTGTCAGCTACATACATAAAATCCACTCCTATCCTTTCATTATATATATTTCATTATATACAATAT of Oceanispirochaeta crateris contains these proteins:
- the mgrA gene encoding L-glyceraldehyde 3-phosphate reductase; the protein is MYVADSKRYDDMIYRKCGKSGLKLPIISLGLWHNFGFDTPLEKAKDLLFTAFDHGITHFDLANNYGPPAGSAEENFGKILKSDLASYRDELVISTKAGYLMWPGPYGEWGSRKYLLTSLDQSLKRMGLDYVDIFYSHRFDPDTPLEETMGALASAVKQGKALYAGISSYSAEKTLEASRILKGMGVPVLIHQPSYSMLNRWVEEKLLDTLLSEGIGCIPFTPLAQGLLTDKYLNGVPADSRALKAESFKKDTFLNEANLEHIKKLNALAQNRGQSLAQMALAWIARQPAVTSVLIGASRSEQIVENIKAFDNIDFTEEELKSIDSYAVDGGVNLWAQSSKFK